One region of Bacteroidota bacterium genomic DNA includes:
- a CDS encoding ORF6N domain-containing protein, translating to MNKIYIIRDLRIMVDRDLAELYGVETKRLKEAVRRNMQRFPSDFMFEMNEEELRNWRTQFASSNSDVMGLRYHPFCFTEQGVTMLSCILNSERAIAVNIQVIRIFTKMRELLLTNKEVLLQLEMLEKQVLKNKIDIQTIFSALRQLINPAPKPRKQMGFKPEETSC from the coding sequence ATGAATAAAATTTACATCATACGGGATTTGAGAATCATGGTCGACCGGGATCTGGCGGAATTGTACGGAGTCGAGACAAAAAGGCTGAAAGAAGCTGTCAGACGCAATATGCAAAGATTTCCATCTGATTTTATGTTTGAAATGAATGAAGAAGAACTCCGGAATTGGAGGACGCAATTTGCGTCCTCCAATTCCGATGTTATGGGATTGCGGTATCATCCTTTTTGTTTTACAGAACAGGGTGTAACAATGTTGTCCTGTATTTTGAATAGCGAACGTGCAATCGCGGTAAATATCCAGGTCATCAGGATATTTACAAAAATGCGAGAACTTCTTTTAACAAACAAAGAAGTGCTGCTGCAATTGGAAATGCTGGAAAAACAAGTGCTGAAAAATAAAATAGATATTCAAACCATTTTCTCCGCCCTCAGACAATTGATCAATCCAGCTCCAAAACCAAGAAAACAAATGGGATTCAAGCCTGAAGAAACTAGCTGTTAA